From one Streptomyces chromofuscus genomic stretch:
- a CDS encoding alpha/beta hydrolase, which yields MPNPSRLRAAALTVTAVLLSTVLAGCGGASENDQDLSAQKLSWTDCPVPSQAEGGGDAPSPLPDGDEWQCATMKAPRDWDDPRGDTIDIALIRAKASGEASERIGSLIFNFGGPGGSGVTTLPAFGADYTTLRTRYDLVSFDPRGVGRSAAVWCENDQQLDVYFQQDATPDDARERTEYVDNVKEFNEACEKNSEEMLPHVRTTDAARDMDLMRQVLGDDKLHYFGISYGTELGGVYAHLFPKNVGRAVFDAVVDPTQNPEQGSLGQAKGFQLALDNYAQHCVSQVEDCPVGDSAQDVKDRIAQLLKDLDGKPIPGIFPRELTQTAATSGIAQALYSQDFWEYLTEGLQQAYDGDGQILMLLSDSLNGRNQNGEYSNLTAANVSINCADDKPRYDTEYVQRKLSEFRAASPVFGDYLAWSMLSCTDWAVPGAADHPDVSAPGSAPILVVGNTGDPATPYEGARRMVQALGKGVGVELTYKGQGHGAYDSKNTCVQGAVDGYLLNGRMPTAGTVCS from the coding sequence ATGCCGAATCCGTCCCGGCTGCGCGCCGCCGCACTGACCGTCACCGCCGTGCTGCTGTCCACCGTGCTGGCGGGGTGCGGCGGAGCCTCCGAGAACGACCAGGATCTGTCGGCCCAGAAGCTGAGCTGGACGGACTGCCCCGTGCCCTCCCAGGCGGAGGGCGGCGGCGATGCCCCGTCACCACTGCCGGACGGTGACGAGTGGCAGTGCGCGACCATGAAGGCGCCCCGCGACTGGGACGACCCCCGGGGCGACACCATCGACATCGCGCTGATCCGGGCGAAGGCGAGCGGCGAGGCGAGCGAGCGCATCGGCTCGCTGATCTTCAACTTCGGCGGCCCCGGCGGCTCGGGTGTCACCACGCTGCCCGCGTTCGGCGCTGACTACACCACCCTGCGCACCCGCTACGACCTGGTGAGCTTCGACCCACGCGGCGTCGGCCGCAGCGCCGCGGTGTGGTGCGAGAACGACCAGCAACTCGACGTCTACTTCCAGCAGGACGCCACACCCGACGACGCCCGCGAGCGCACCGAGTACGTCGACAACGTCAAGGAGTTCAACGAGGCCTGCGAGAAGAACTCCGAGGAGATGCTGCCGCACGTGCGCACCACCGACGCGGCCCGGGACATGGACCTGATGCGCCAGGTGCTCGGCGACGACAAGCTGCACTACTTCGGCATCTCCTACGGCACCGAACTGGGTGGCGTCTACGCCCACCTGTTCCCCAAGAACGTGGGTCGCGCGGTGTTCGACGCGGTCGTCGACCCGACGCAGAACCCCGAACAGGGCTCGCTCGGTCAGGCCAAGGGCTTCCAGCTCGCCCTCGACAACTACGCGCAGCACTGCGTGTCGCAGGTGGAGGACTGCCCGGTCGGGGACAGCGCCCAGGACGTCAAGGACCGCATCGCCCAGCTGCTGAAGGACCTGGACGGCAAGCCGATCCCGGGCATCTTCCCGCGTGAGCTGACCCAGACCGCCGCCACCAGCGGCATCGCCCAGGCGCTGTACTCGCAGGACTTCTGGGAGTACCTCACCGAAGGCCTCCAACAGGCCTACGACGGGGACGGCCAGATCCTGATGCTGCTGTCGGACTCGCTGAACGGCCGTAACCAGAACGGCGAGTACAGCAACCTGACCGCGGCCAACGTCTCCATCAACTGCGCCGACGACAAGCCGCGCTACGACACCGAGTACGTGCAGCGGAAACTGTCCGAGTTCCGGGCCGCCTCGCCGGTGTTCGGCGACTACCTGGCCTGGAGCATGCTCAGCTGCACCGACTGGGCCGTGCCCGGCGCCGCCGATCATCCGGACGTGAGCGCCCCCGGTTCGGCGCCGATCCTCGTCGTGGGCAACACCGGCGACCCGGCCACTCCCTACGAGGGTGCGCGCAGGATGGTCCAGGCGCTGGGCAAGGGCGTCGGCGTGGAGCTGACGTACAAGGGGCAGGGGCACGGCGCGTACGACAGCAAGAACACGTGCGTTCAGGGCGCGGTAGACGGTTATCTCCTGAACGGCAGGATGCCGACGGCCGGGACGGTCTGCTCCTGA
- a CDS encoding lysylphosphatidylglycerol synthase transmembrane domain-containing protein, which translates to MKQQGVHPENAESTPDASPRPPTADADEAPVMGAEPVKGAGEPAGPAAAEEADGAAGRVTGNASGHPAGRGTADASGTTAGRGTIDDSGTTAGTGSHPGEPHTDEVEGDEPLLPARVHRPSDLMRLLVGVLAIAVLLAIAAFAHGTTSGLEQDINKGTGQAPDLLIKIAGLASSIAILLVPVAFAIERLIKRDGLRIADGVLAAVLAHGVTLATDLWVARAAPDSIQEALTQPSPGDIQALTDPVHGYLAPVIAYMTAVGMSRRPRWRAVLWIVLLLDAFSMLVTGYTTPFSIILTVLIGWTVAYGTLYAVGSPNVRPTGRTLMAGLRTVGFHPVSAAREDTLDAADAGDRGRRYFVTLENGPPLDVTVVDREQQAQGFFYRVWRNLTLRGFATRRSLQSLRQALEQEALLAYAAIAAGANAPKLIATSELGPDAVMLVYEHTGGHTLDSLPEEEITDELLRHTWHQVRALQSRRIAHRRLAGDAIRVDRSGTVILTDLRGGEIAAGDLLLRMDVAQLMTTFALRVGAERAVASAVEVLGPDAVADCLPMLQPIALTRSTRATLRRLARERADREREAVLEASRQAKPARPEAAGADAAVVLDKPDKKAVRAQNRAEKRAIDEALDEAREDDLLTQIRHEVLRIRPQAPVEPARLERVRPRTLISFIAGAIGAYFLLTQLTHIEFGPLVANAEWGWVIAAVLFSALSYVAAAMALLGFVPERVPFPRTVAAQVAGSFVKIVAPAAVGGVALNTRFLQRSGVRPGLAVASVGASQLFGLGCHILMLLAFGYLTGTEKTPSLSPSRTVIAGLLTVAVLVLVVTSVPFMRKFVSSRVRSLFAGVVPRMLDVLQRPQKLVTGIGGMLLLTACFVMCLDASIRAFGDETTSLSIASVAVVFLAGNALGSAAPTPGGVGAVEATLTVGLIAVGLPSEVAAPAVLLFRLLTLWLPVLPGWLAFNHLTRKGAL; encoded by the coding sequence ATGAAGCAGCAGGGCGTGCACCCCGAGAACGCGGAGAGCACCCCTGATGCCTCGCCGCGCCCACCCACCGCCGACGCGGACGAGGCGCCCGTGATGGGGGCCGAGCCCGTGAAGGGAGCCGGGGAGCCTGCCGGGCCCGCAGCGGCCGAGGAGGCCGACGGCGCGGCCGGGCGGGTTACCGGCAACGCCTCCGGCCACCCGGCGGGGCGTGGCACCGCCGACGCCTCCGGCACCACGGCCGGGCGAGGCACCATCGACGACTCCGGCACCACGGCCGGCACCGGCAGCCACCCCGGGGAGCCCCACACCGACGAGGTGGAGGGCGACGAGCCGCTCCTCCCCGCGCGCGTGCACCGCCCCTCGGACCTGATGCGGCTCCTGGTGGGCGTGCTCGCCATCGCCGTACTGCTCGCCATCGCCGCGTTCGCGCACGGCACCACCTCGGGGCTCGAACAGGACATCAACAAGGGCACCGGACAGGCGCCCGACCTGCTCATCAAGATCGCTGGACTGGCGTCCAGCATCGCGATCCTGCTGGTGCCCGTCGCGTTCGCGATCGAACGGCTGATCAAGCGGGACGGGCTGCGCATCGCCGACGGCGTGCTCGCGGCGGTCCTCGCACACGGTGTGACGCTCGCCACCGACCTCTGGGTCGCCCGGGCCGCCCCCGACTCGATCCAGGAGGCGCTCACCCAGCCCTCCCCCGGTGACATCCAGGCCCTGACCGACCCCGTCCACGGCTACCTGGCCCCGGTCATCGCGTACATGACGGCCGTGGGCATGTCCCGCAGACCACGTTGGCGCGCGGTGCTGTGGATCGTGCTGCTGCTCGACGCCTTCTCGATGCTCGTCACCGGCTACACGACACCGTTCTCGATCATCCTGACGGTGCTGATCGGCTGGACCGTGGCCTACGGCACGCTGTACGCGGTCGGCTCGCCCAACGTCCGCCCGACGGGCCGCACGCTGATGGCGGGCCTGCGGACCGTCGGCTTCCACCCGGTGAGCGCGGCCCGCGAGGACACCCTGGACGCCGCGGACGCCGGCGACCGCGGCCGGCGCTACTTCGTCACCCTGGAGAACGGCCCGCCGCTCGACGTCACGGTCGTCGACCGGGAGCAGCAGGCGCAGGGCTTCTTCTACCGGGTGTGGCGCAACCTGACCCTGCGCGGCTTCGCCACCCGGCGCAGCCTTCAGTCACTGCGGCAGGCTCTGGAGCAGGAGGCGCTGCTGGCGTACGCGGCGATCGCCGCGGGCGCCAACGCGCCGAAGCTGATCGCCACCTCCGAACTCGGACCCGACGCCGTGATGCTCGTCTACGAGCACACCGGTGGCCACACCCTCGACTCCCTGCCCGAGGAGGAGATCACCGACGAGCTGCTGCGCCACACCTGGCACCAGGTGCGGGCGTTGCAGTCGCGGCGCATCGCGCACCGCAGGCTGGCGGGTGACGCAATCCGGGTGGATCGTTCCGGCACGGTGATCCTCACCGACCTGCGCGGTGGCGAGATCGCGGCCGGTGACCTGCTGCTGCGCATGGACGTGGCCCAGCTCATGACGACGTTCGCCCTGCGGGTCGGCGCCGAACGCGCGGTGGCCTCCGCCGTCGAGGTGCTCGGTCCCGACGCCGTGGCCGACTGCCTGCCGATGCTCCAGCCCATCGCCCTGACGCGCTCCACGCGCGCGACGCTGCGACGGCTGGCGAGGGAACGTGCGGATCGCGAGCGCGAGGCCGTGCTGGAGGCGTCGCGGCAGGCCAAACCGGCCCGTCCGGAGGCGGCCGGGGCCGACGCCGCGGTCGTCCTCGACAAGCCCGACAAGAAGGCCGTCCGCGCGCAGAACCGGGCCGAGAAGCGGGCCATCGACGAGGCGCTGGACGAGGCACGCGAGGACGATCTGCTCACGCAGATCCGGCACGAGGTGCTGCGGATCCGGCCGCAGGCGCCGGTCGAGCCGGCCCGCCTGGAACGGGTGCGGCCGCGCACGCTGATCAGCTTCATCGCCGGCGCGATCGGCGCGTACTTCCTGCTCACGCAGCTCACACACATCGAGTTCGGGCCGCTGGTGGCCAACGCCGAGTGGGGCTGGGTCATCGCGGCCGTGCTGTTCTCGGCGCTGAGCTACGTGGCCGCAGCGATGGCCCTGCTGGGCTTCGTGCCCGAGCGGGTGCCGTTCCCGCGGACCGTGGCGGCGCAGGTCGCCGGGTCGTTCGTGAAGATCGTGGCGCCCGCCGCCGTGGGCGGTGTCGCACTGAACACGCGCTTCCTCCAGCGCTCGGGCGTACGGCCGGGGCTCGCGGTGGCCAGCGTAGGCGCGTCGCAGTTGTTCGGGCTCGGCTGCCACATCCTGATGCTGCTGGCGTTCGGCTATCTGACCGGCACCGAGAAGACGCCCTCGCTGTCGCCCTCCCGGACCGTCATCGCGGGCCTGCTGACGGTGGCGGTGCTGGTGCTCGTGGTGACCTCGGTGCCGTTCATGCGGAAGTTCGTCTCCTCACGCGTGAGGTCGCTGTTCGCGGGTGTCGTGCCGCGCATGCTCGACGTGCTCCAGCGGCCGCAGAAGCTGGTCACCGGCATCGGCGGCATGCTGCTGCTCACCGCCTGCTTCGTGATGTGCCTGGACGCGTCGATCCGCGCGTTCGGCGACGAGACCACCTCGCTCAGCATCGCCAGCGTGGCCGTGGTCTTCCTCGCCGGGAACGCGCTCGGCTCGGCCGCCCCGACGCCCGGCGGCGTGGGAGCCGTCGAGGCGACCCTGACCGTCGGCCTGATCGCCGTCGGCCTGCCCAGCGAGGTCGCCGCCCCTGCCGTGCTGCTGTTCCGCCTGCTGACCCTGTGGCTGCCGGTGCTGCCGGGCTGGCTGGCGTTCAACCATCTGACGCGCAAGGGCGCGCTGTAG
- a CDS encoding MGMT family protein, with translation MSEDSLSEDARPEYAQGLPEYAERVLEVAELVPAGRVMTYGDVAEWLEEGGPRQVGRVMALYGGAVPWWRVVRADGVLLPGHELVALDRYRAEGTPLKEAARAAEGHQPRIDMRRARWDGGERTEAHT, from the coding sequence ATGAGCGAGGACAGCCTTTCCGAGGACGCCCGCCCGGAGTATGCGCAGGGCCTGCCGGAGTACGCCGAGCGGGTTCTCGAGGTCGCCGAACTGGTTCCGGCAGGGCGGGTCATGACGTACGGGGACGTCGCCGAGTGGCTGGAGGAGGGCGGCCCGCGGCAGGTGGGCCGGGTGATGGCTCTCTACGGGGGCGCCGTTCCTTGGTGGCGCGTCGTCCGTGCGGACGGGGTGCTGCTCCCGGGGCACGAGCTGGTGGCGCTCGACCGCTACCGGGCGGAGGGCACGCCCCTGAAGGAGGCTGCCCGGGCGGCCGAGGGCCACCAGCCGCGCATCGACATGAGACGCGCGCGGTGGGACGGCGGCGAACGCACGGAGGCTCACACCTGA
- a CDS encoding ATP-dependent helicase codes for MSSSSSTKRLSHHPVRQGNRGAYRLVRTPPARSDPPRLDAAQRAVVDHEAGPLLVLAGPGTGKTTTLVESVAARIARGGDPERILVLTFSRKAAVELRDRMALRMGAAHAPQVTTFHSYCYALVRAHQDSDLFVEPLRLLSGPEQDVAVRELLAGQPGLERLGLAHVRWPDELRACLTTRGFADEVRAVLARSRELGLGPDALDAFARRIGRPDWRAAAAFLAEYLDVLDLQGVLDYAELVHRAVLLARRPDVAAQLAARYDAVFVDEYQDTDPAQVRLLRALAGDGRTLVAFGDPDQSIYAFRGADVNGILDFPGAFPRADGPPAPVEVLRTSRRSSAALLAATRLLTQRMPLTRLPADKVRAHRELTPVRDGGRVEVYTYPTPGTELDNVADILRRAHLEDGVPWGEMAVLVRAGSRTIPTVRRALTAAGVPLDIDGDDVPLRHEPAVTPLLTALRAVAAAEAGSPPRQVADGGLAEPEPEPEPEPKPKPEPQSESASEPEPACEPEPAPEPEPERQPRSEPEPELTSEPESRSEPESEFRPEPEPEPEPESGSGPEPTSEPEPESGPEQSSCWLDTETALTLLASPLAGMDAADLRRLGRALRDEERAAGNPVPPPSDELLARALAEPERLVAHDPAYARGAQRLGALLRKARERLAGGGTAEEALWDLWEGTPWPTRLERAARRGGAAGRNADRDLDAVCALFATAARAEERTGGRGALNFLEELEAEDIAADTLAGRAVRPDAVRLMTAHRSKGLEWRLVVVAGVQEGLWPDLRRRGSLLEADRIGRDGLAEPLTPGALLAEERRLFYVAATRARERLVVTAVKAPADDGDQPSRFLTELGVEPRDVTGRPRRPLSVAALVAELRATTVDPRVSDALREAAARRLARLAALTDEDGRPLVPSAHPYRWWGMFEPTESKVPLRNRDQPVVLSGSALDQLANTCALQWFLGREVKADAPATAAQGFGNVVHVLADEVASGRTPADLDVLMERLDSVWDALAFDAPWKSAQEKQHARVALERFLEWHVTDRTGRTPVASEHDFDVTLEAGDYAVRIRGSMDRVEADGDGRAYVVDFKTGKQAPSAAEVARHPQLAVYQLAVREGAVDAAFDGVRPEPGGAELVQLRQGAAKRDGGETLPKVQAQEPLEGEWVGELLATAAGKVLDERFTPTTGQHCAHCAFRASCSARPEGRHVVE; via the coding sequence GTGAGCTCCTCTTCCTCCACCAAGCGGCTGTCGCACCACCCGGTGCGACAGGGGAACCGTGGTGCTTACCGGCTGGTGCGAACCCCGCCGGCCCGTTCGGACCCCCCTCGTCTGGACGCGGCACAGCGCGCGGTGGTTGACCACGAGGCCGGTCCGCTGCTCGTCCTCGCCGGCCCGGGAACCGGCAAGACCACCACCCTGGTGGAGTCCGTCGCGGCCCGCATCGCGCGCGGAGGCGACCCCGAGCGGATCCTGGTGCTGACGTTCAGCCGCAAGGCCGCCGTCGAACTGCGGGACCGCATGGCGCTGCGCATGGGGGCGGCGCACGCGCCGCAGGTGACCACCTTCCACTCGTACTGCTACGCCCTGGTCCGCGCCCACCAGGACAGCGACCTGTTCGTCGAACCCCTGCGGCTGCTGTCCGGTCCCGAGCAGGACGTCGCCGTCCGTGAGCTGCTCGCGGGCCAGCCCGGCCTGGAGCGGCTCGGCCTGGCGCACGTGCGCTGGCCGGACGAGCTGCGTGCCTGCCTGACCACGCGTGGCTTCGCCGACGAGGTGCGCGCGGTGCTCGCCCGCAGCCGCGAACTCGGCCTGGGCCCGGACGCCCTGGACGCCTTCGCCCGGCGCATCGGCCGCCCCGACTGGCGCGCGGCGGCCGCGTTCCTCGCCGAGTACCTCGACGTCCTCGACCTGCAGGGCGTGCTCGACTACGCGGAACTCGTCCACCGCGCGGTGCTCCTCGCCCGCCGCCCCGATGTCGCGGCCCAGCTCGCCGCGCGGTACGACGCCGTGTTCGTCGACGAGTACCAGGACACCGACCCCGCCCAGGTACGGCTGCTGCGCGCGCTGGCCGGCGACGGCCGCACCCTCGTCGCCTTTGGCGACCCCGACCAGTCGATCTACGCCTTCCGGGGCGCGGACGTCAACGGCATCCTCGACTTCCCGGGCGCCTTCCCGCGCGCGGACGGCCCCCCGGCCCCCGTCGAGGTCCTGCGGACCTCCCGCCGTTCCTCCGCCGCCCTGCTGGCCGCGACCCGGCTGCTGACCCAGCGCATGCCCCTCACCCGCCTCCCGGCCGACAAGGTGCGCGCCCATCGCGAGCTGACCCCTGTGCGGGACGGCGGTCGCGTCGAGGTCTACACCTACCCGACGCCGGGCACCGAGCTGGACAACGTCGCCGACATCCTGCGCCGGGCCCATCTGGAGGACGGCGTCCCCTGGGGTGAGATGGCGGTCCTGGTCCGCGCGGGATCCCGGACGATCCCGACCGTCCGCCGGGCCCTGACAGCGGCCGGCGTTCCCCTCGACATCGACGGCGACGACGTGCCTCTGCGCCACGAGCCGGCGGTGACGCCGCTGCTGACGGCCCTGCGGGCGGTGGCCGCGGCCGAGGCGGGGAGCCCACCTCGGCAGGTCGCTGATGGGGGATTGGCCGAGCCGGAGCCGGAGCCGGAGCCGGAGCCGAAGCCGAAGCCGGAGCCCCAGTCCGAGTCCGCGTCCGAACCGGAGCCGGCGTGCGAGCCGGAGCCGGCGCCCGAGCCCGAGCCCGAGCGGCAGCCTCGGTCCGAGCCCGAGCCCGAGCTCACGTCCGAGCCGGAGTCCCGGTCCGAGCCGGAGTCCGAGTTCAGGCCCGAGCCCGAGCCCGAGCCCGAGCCCGAGTCCGGGTCCGGGCCCGAGCCCACGTCCGAACCCGAGCCCGAGTCCGGGCCCGAGCAGAGCTCCTGTTGGCTCGACACCGAGACCGCCCTCACCCTCCTCGCCTCACCCCTCGCCGGCATGGACGCCGCCGACCTGCGCCGGCTCGGGCGCGCCCTGCGGGACGAGGAACGGGCGGCCGGCAACCCCGTGCCGCCGCCGTCGGACGAGCTGCTCGCGCGGGCGCTCGCCGAACCCGAGCGCCTCGTGGCGCACGACCCGGCGTACGCGCGCGGTGCCCAGCGCCTCGGCGCCTTGCTGCGGAAGGCGCGGGAGCGGCTCGCGGGCGGTGGTACGGCCGAGGAGGCGCTGTGGGACCTGTGGGAGGGCACGCCGTGGCCCACCCGCCTGGAGCGGGCCGCCCGCCGCGGCGGCGCCGCCGGACGCAACGCGGACCGCGACCTGGACGCCGTGTGCGCGCTGTTCGCGACCGCGGCCCGCGCGGAGGAGCGCACCGGCGGGCGCGGCGCACTGAACTTCCTGGAGGAGCTGGAAGCCGAGGACATCGCCGCCGACACCCTAGCGGGGCGGGCCGTGCGGCCCGACGCCGTGCGCCTGATGACCGCGCACCGCTCCAAAGGGCTCGAGTGGCGTCTGGTCGTCGTGGCGGGCGTCCAGGAGGGCCTGTGGCCCGATCTGCGCCGCCGCGGCTCGCTCCTTGAGGCCGACCGCATCGGCCGCGACGGGCTCGCCGAACCGCTCACCCCGGGCGCACTGCTCGCGGAAGAACGCCGCCTGTTCTACGTCGCCGCCACGCGCGCGCGTGAACGCCTCGTCGTCACCGCGGTGAAGGCCCCCGCGGACGACGGCGACCAGCCGTCCCGCTTCCTGACCGAGCTCGGCGTCGAACCCCGGGACGTCACCGGCCGCCCGCGCCGCCCGCTGTCCGTCGCGGCGCTCGTGGCCGAACTGCGCGCCACGACCGTCGACCCGCGCGTGTCGGACGCTCTGCGGGAGGCGGCCGCCCGCCGGCTGGCCAGGCTCGCCGCGCTCACCGACGAGGACGGCAGGCCACTGGTCCCGTCCGCCCATCCGTACCGCTGGTGGGGCATGTTCGAGCCGACCGAGTCCAAGGTGCCGCTGCGCAACCGGGACCAACCCGTCGTGCTGTCGGGCAGCGCCCTGGACCAGCTCGCCAACACCTGCGCCCTGCAGTGGTTCCTCGGCCGCGAGGTGAAGGCCGACGCGCCCGCAACCGCCGCCCAGGGGTTCGGCAACGTCGTGCACGTCCTCGCCGACGAGGTCGCCTCCGGGCGCACGCCGGCCGACTTGGACGTCCTCATGGAACGCCTCGACTCGGTGTGGGACGCGCTCGCCTTCGACGCGCCGTGGAAGTCGGCGCAGGAGAAGCAGCACGCGCGCGTGGCGCTCGAACGCTTCCTCGAGTGGCATGTGACGGACCGCACGGGGCGTACGCCGGTGGCGAGCGAGCACGACTTCGACGTCACCCTCGAAGCGGGCGACTACGCGGTACGCATCCGCGGCTCCATGGACCGGGTCGAGGCGGACGGCGACGGACGCGCGTACGTCGTCGACTTCAAGACCGGCAAGCAGGCCCCCAGCGCCGCCGAGGTGGCCCGCCATCCCCAGCTGGCCGTCTATCAGCTGGCGGTGCGCGAGGGCGCCGTGGACGCGGCGTTCGACGGCGTGCGGCCCGAGCCGGGTGGCGCCGAACTGGTCCAGCTCCGTCAGGGCGCCGCCAAACGGGACGGCGGCGAGACCCTTCCCAAGGTGCAGGCCCAGGAGCCCTTGGAAGGGGAGTGGGTGGGCGAGCTGCTGGCGACGGCGGCCGGCAAGGTGCTCGACGAGCGTTTCACGCCGACGACCGGCCAGCACTGCGCGCACTGCGCGTTCCGGGCGTCGTGCAGCGCCCGCCCCGAGGGACGCCACGTAGTGGAGTGA